A single genomic interval of Antechinus flavipes isolate AdamAnt ecotype Samford, QLD, Australia chromosome 1, AdamAnt_v2, whole genome shotgun sequence harbors:
- the TEDC2 gene encoding tubulin epsilon and delta complex protein 2 isoform X2, translating into MLPAACSHRLVTEIQAALTACQKKEKELEQSLARCRVLLQPWEVPSPPSPEPARSTETKSAFSECEPTPKDLKELELLTQALEKALRVRKGISQGQAKEKACSGKAATPLVTAQADPGARPRTSNPKASVPTKPPAASQRAKSRVKKPARTSSNRGRALTLASQPHLSVPIEGGPAQSCPLPPQGQVPELPTPTPVSVLKEASATRPSPGPEQAKTQPGLASEAFLLKDKGTQLQLPLSYKKIASRNSSLWAQVQHLQSNPDPDVTAAKARFLERMKGTFDLPSPSLSLAEIQEEVSRLDQACHILTQHLEETLDGDGEVSAASLSWEQEYRRLVTLEGLQAAVKRHLLRLQELREGYRPSRDSAASKDIPEEYCLGSRIVESFTWDSIPCLGGKGLSGPTNRLVYSSVQELQTMTALKLRVAMLKQQIHLQKVMMEEFLPLVRSETPADPAQLALYRAIHSQLCEAGECFSVLVRDEPSV; encoded by the exons ATGCTGCCTGCCGCCTGTTCCCACAG GCTGGTCACGGAGATCCAAGCAGCCCTGACAGCTTGtcagaagaaggagaaagagctGGAGCAGTCCCTTGCCCGTTGCCGAGTGTTGCTTCAGCCCTG GGAAGTGCCCTCTCCCCCAAGCCCTGAGCCAGCCCGGAGCACAGAGACTAAATCTG CTTTCTCAGAATGTGAACCAACTCCCAAAGACCTCAAGGAATTGGAGCTGCTGACCCAAGCCCTGGAGAAAGCCCTTCGGGTCCGGAAAGGCATCTCCCAGGGACAGGCAAAGGAGAAAGCCTGCAGTGGCAAAGCTGCCACTCCTCTTGTCACTGCCCAGGCAGACCCTGGGGCCAGACCCAGAACTTCAAATCCAAAAGCCTCTGTTCCAACCAAGCCCCCTGCTGCCTCTCAAAGGGCCAAGAGTAGGGTGAAAAAACCTGCCAGAACCTCCTCTAATAGGGGCAGGGCCCTCACACTTGCCAGTCAGCCACATCTCTCAGTGCCCATAGAAGGGGGGCCAGCTCAGTCCTGCCCCCTGCCTCCCCAGGGCCAGGTCCCAGAGCTCCCAACTCCTACCCCAGTTTCAGTCTTAAAAGAAGCAAGTGCTACCAGGCCCAGTCCTGGACCAGAACAAGCAAAGACCCAACCAGGCCTGGCGTCTGAGGCCTTCCTACTCAAGGACAAAGG GACACAGCTGCAGCTGCCTCTGTCCTATAAGAAAATTGCTTCCAGGAATTCCAG CCTGTGGGCCCAGGTCCAGCACTTGCAGTCCAATCCTGATCCTGATGTAACTGCTGCCAAAGCCCGTTTCCTGGAGAGAATGAAGGGGACG TTTGACTTGCCTAGCCCATCACTGAGTCTTGCTGAGATCCAGGAGGAGGTGAGTCGCCTGGACCAGGCCTGTCACATACTGACCCAGCATCTGGAAGAGACACTGGATGGAGATGGAGAGGTATCTGCAG CCTCTCTGAGCTGGGAACAGGAATATCGCCGACTGGTCACCCTAGAAGGACTGCAAGCTGCTGTAAAACGGCATTTGCTTAGGCTACAAGAGCTTCGGGAAG gatacaggcccagtagagactcTGCTGCATCAAAAG ATATACCAGAGGAATACTGCTTGGGATCCAGGATTGTAGAGAGCTTTACTTGGGACTCAATTCCATGTTTAGGAGGAAAGGGGTTGAGTGGGCCCACTAACCGTCTTGTCTACTCCAGTGTCCAAGAGCTACAGACCATGACCGCTCTCAAGCTTCGTGTGGCGATGTTGAAGCAGCAGATCCACCTACAAAAG GTTATGATGGAAGAGTTTCTCCCCTTGGTGAGATCTGAGACTCCTGCTGATCCAGCTCAGTTGGCACTGTACCGTGCTATCCATAGCCAACTCTGTGAAGCTGGGGAGTGCTTCTCCGTACTGGTGAGAGATGAGCCATCTGTCTGA
- the TEDC2 gene encoding tubulin epsilon and delta complex protein 2 isoform X1: MDFFLWNPSLGATSFVKAALKSLAGHGDPSSPDSLSEEGERAGAVPCPLPSVASALNFVSSREVPSPPSPEPARSTETKSAFSECEPTPKDLKELELLTQALEKALRVRKGISQGQAKEKACSGKAATPLVTAQADPGARPRTSNPKASVPTKPPAASQRAKSRVKKPARTSSNRGRALTLASQPHLSVPIEGGPAQSCPLPPQGQVPELPTPTPVSVLKEASATRPSPGPEQAKTQPGLASEAFLLKDKGTQLQLPLSYKKIASRNSSLWAQVQHLQSNPDPDVTAAKARFLERMKGTFDLPSPSLSLAEIQEEVSRLDQACHILTQHLEETLDGDGEVSAASLSWEQEYRRLVTLEGLQAAVKRHLLRLQELREGYRPSRDSAASKDIPEEYCLGSRIVESFTWDSIPCLGGKGLSGPTNRLVYSSVQELQTMTALKLRVAMLKQQIHLQKVMMEEFLPLVRSETPADPAQLALYRAIHSQLCEAGECFSVLVRDEPSV; the protein is encoded by the exons ATGGACTTCTTCCTCTGGAATCCCAGCTTAGGGGCCACCTCTTTTGTGAAGGCCGCCCTTAAGTCCCTA GCTGGTCACGGAGATCCAAGCAGCCCTGACAGCTTGtcagaagaaggagaaagagctGGAGCAGTCCCTTGCCCGTTGCCGAGTGTTGCTTCAGCCCTG AATTTTGTCTCCTCCAGGGAAGTGCCCTCTCCCCCAAGCCCTGAGCCAGCCCGGAGCACAGAGACTAAATCTG CTTTCTCAGAATGTGAACCAACTCCCAAAGACCTCAAGGAATTGGAGCTGCTGACCCAAGCCCTGGAGAAAGCCCTTCGGGTCCGGAAAGGCATCTCCCAGGGACAGGCAAAGGAGAAAGCCTGCAGTGGCAAAGCTGCCACTCCTCTTGTCACTGCCCAGGCAGACCCTGGGGCCAGACCCAGAACTTCAAATCCAAAAGCCTCTGTTCCAACCAAGCCCCCTGCTGCCTCTCAAAGGGCCAAGAGTAGGGTGAAAAAACCTGCCAGAACCTCCTCTAATAGGGGCAGGGCCCTCACACTTGCCAGTCAGCCACATCTCTCAGTGCCCATAGAAGGGGGGCCAGCTCAGTCCTGCCCCCTGCCTCCCCAGGGCCAGGTCCCAGAGCTCCCAACTCCTACCCCAGTTTCAGTCTTAAAAGAAGCAAGTGCTACCAGGCCCAGTCCTGGACCAGAACAAGCAAAGACCCAACCAGGCCTGGCGTCTGAGGCCTTCCTACTCAAGGACAAAGG GACACAGCTGCAGCTGCCTCTGTCCTATAAGAAAATTGCTTCCAGGAATTCCAG CCTGTGGGCCCAGGTCCAGCACTTGCAGTCCAATCCTGATCCTGATGTAACTGCTGCCAAAGCCCGTTTCCTGGAGAGAATGAAGGGGACG TTTGACTTGCCTAGCCCATCACTGAGTCTTGCTGAGATCCAGGAGGAGGTGAGTCGCCTGGACCAGGCCTGTCACATACTGACCCAGCATCTGGAAGAGACACTGGATGGAGATGGAGAGGTATCTGCAG CCTCTCTGAGCTGGGAACAGGAATATCGCCGACTGGTCACCCTAGAAGGACTGCAAGCTGCTGTAAAACGGCATTTGCTTAGGCTACAAGAGCTTCGGGAAG gatacaggcccagtagagactcTGCTGCATCAAAAG ATATACCAGAGGAATACTGCTTGGGATCCAGGATTGTAGAGAGCTTTACTTGGGACTCAATTCCATGTTTAGGAGGAAAGGGGTTGAGTGGGCCCACTAACCGTCTTGTCTACTCCAGTGTCCAAGAGCTACAGACCATGACCGCTCTCAAGCTTCGTGTGGCGATGTTGAAGCAGCAGATCCACCTACAAAAG GTTATGATGGAAGAGTTTCTCCCCTTGGTGAGATCTGAGACTCCTGCTGATCCAGCTCAGTTGGCACTGTACCGTGCTATCCATAGCCAACTCTGTGAAGCTGGGGAGTGCTTCTCCGTACTGGTGAGAGATGAGCCATCTGTCTGA